A genome region from Roseomonas aeriglobus includes the following:
- a CDS encoding ParA family protein: MQVWAVIAQKGGQSKTTLSTGFAVEAAREGASVVILDADDRQGSALYWSERRDDDDVMVKDSSVAGLPLHVSRGRSSGKIDLIIIDTPANSKDIALLAAEQADFVIIPVAPRGLDVHSVLQTVKQVQQAGTPFAVILTQVPHQGGEGQEAHAGFAAKGVTMFDSRLHFRKDFYKATPLGRTAAETDPDSKAAAELRAAYSEAKRLSGFTTKQVSEVG, encoded by the coding sequence ATGCAGGTCTGGGCTGTCATCGCGCAGAAGGGCGGACAATCAAAAACTACCCTGTCGACGGGCTTCGCCGTGGAAGCCGCTCGGGAAGGAGCGTCCGTCGTCATCCTCGATGCCGACGATCGCCAGGGATCGGCGCTCTACTGGTCGGAACGCCGCGACGACGACGACGTGATGGTGAAGGACAGCAGCGTCGCTGGCCTACCGCTCCACGTCTCGCGCGGGCGTAGCAGCGGCAAGATCGACCTCATCATCATCGACACGCCGGCGAACTCCAAGGACATTGCCTTGCTCGCAGCCGAGCAGGCGGATTTCGTCATCATTCCTGTCGCGCCGCGAGGGCTGGACGTTCATTCGGTGCTGCAGACCGTCAAGCAGGTGCAGCAGGCAGGCACGCCGTTCGCCGTCATACTAACGCAGGTTCCGCATCAGGGCGGGGAGGGGCAGGAGGCCCATGCCGGCTTCGCGGCGAAGGGCGTGACGATGTTCGACAGCCGCCTCCACTTCCGCAAGGATTTCTACAAGGCCACGCCGCTCGGCAGAACGGCGGCCGAGACGGACCCGGACAGCAAGGCGGCGGCCGAGTTGCGCGCCGCCTATAGCGAGGCTAAGCGACTAAGCGGCTTTACGACTAAGCAAGTAAGCGAGGTTGGATGA
- a CDS encoding DUF1971 domain-containing protein gives MTATAALLPEGLEYHKRTDTFTEETVPKGLLSDHSTKDGVWGVIKVESGSLSYRVTDSRRDPFEAVLTHEGAPGIVEPTILHHVAPLGPVRFHVEFYRKAAS, from the coding sequence ATGACCGCTACAGCTGCCCTCCTTCCTGAGGGACTGGAATACCACAAGCGCACCGATACCTTCACCGAAGAGACTGTTCCCAAGGGACTGCTGAGCGATCATTCGACCAAGGACGGAGTGTGGGGGGTTATCAAGGTGGAGAGCGGTAGCCTGAGCTACCGAGTGACAGATTCCCGGCGCGATCCGTTCGAAGCGGTGCTCACACATGAAGGAGCGCCGGGGATCGTGGAGCCCACCATCCTGCATCATGTCGCACCGCTCGGCCCTGTCCGCTTCCATGTCGAGTTCTACCGAAAAGCGGCCAGCTAA
- a CDS encoding NYN domain-containing protein produces the protein MRRSAVFVDAGYLFAQGSVLLTGTRQSRETITLDISKVVQALREVAKAQCDLPLLRIYWYDAMRLGRPTPEQAALADSDDIKVRLGQINSAGEQKGVDALIVTDMVELARNQAITDVVLVSGDEDVRVGVVLAQQFGVRVHLLGIEPSRANQSRSLKQESDTTTEWDKAAISAFLSYAPPATPAAASAATANTGLDGLIEPIIAALEAQELAALQAAFASSTQVPPDYDRALLRVGRIHYQQATLSNPERTTLRSAFIRLVQAAPVPSEAAV, from the coding sequence TTTGTCGATGCGGGTTACCTGTTCGCGCAGGGCTCAGTACTCCTAACGGGCACCCGGCAGAGCCGGGAGACGATCACGCTCGACATTTCCAAGGTCGTGCAAGCGCTGAGGGAAGTCGCGAAGGCGCAATGCGACCTGCCCCTGCTCCGCATCTACTGGTACGATGCAATGCGGCTGGGTCGGCCTACGCCGGAGCAGGCAGCTCTGGCTGACTCCGATGACATCAAGGTGCGGCTCGGCCAGATTAACTCGGCTGGCGAGCAGAAGGGTGTTGATGCACTGATCGTTACCGACATGGTGGAGCTGGCACGTAACCAGGCAATCACCGATGTTGTTCTTGTGTCCGGTGACGAAGATGTGCGCGTCGGTGTCGTTCTCGCGCAGCAGTTTGGTGTGCGGGTTCATCTTCTAGGAATCGAGCCTTCCCGGGCCAATCAAAGCCGTTCGTTGAAGCAGGAGTCGGATACCACGACTGAATGGGACAAAGCGGCTATCAGCGCCTTCTTGTCCTATGCGCCACCAGCAACCCCCGCAGCGGCAAGTGCGGCGACCGCAAACACAGGGCTCGATGGCCTGATTGAGCCCATTATTGCGGCACTTGAAGCTCAAGAGCTGGCAGCTCTTCAGGCAGCATTTGCATCGAGCACACAAGTCCCGCCGGATTACGATCGAGCGCTTCTGCGTGTCGGCCGCATTCACTATCAGCAAGCCACTCTCTCAAATCCTGAGCGAACAACGCTGCGGTCCGCGTTTATTCGTCTGGTGCAGGCGGCGCCGGTACCTTCTGAGGCTGCGGTCTGA